The following coding sequences are from one Arthrobacter sp. PvP023 window:
- a CDS encoding ABC transporter family substrate-binding protein, with product MKNLTKIGGVAAVTAALALTGCGGGGTSSGPEAGKGQEAGSDLTKLISINAKDAKDLEPGGTVTLPLGNIGPDFNGFSNNGNSADNTALHRPIDGAGTWGCWNFDFDGTATPNKDFCEDVKSEVKDGKQTITIKVNEKATYNDGTPIDVKAFQNTWNMLKGENKDIDIVSSGAYEFVDSVKAGSSDKEVVVTTTQPVFPLDALFTGLIHPAVNTPEIFNTGFTGDMHPEWMAGPFKLDQYDSAAKTVTLAQNDKWWGTKPVLDKVVFRQLETSAQIAAFKNGEIDGVSANTIALYKQLDGTKDSEVRRGQRLFAGGLNLNAQKAPMTDVAIRKAIFTAVDREALRKVRFNGLNWEETSSGSMMLLPFSKYYQDNYPATESGAEAAKKVLTDAGYKPNAAGIMEKDGVPAAFKISNFGDDPTTLAFVQTLQKQLQAGGMDVGIDQRASADFGKVLGSRDFFLSVSGYTVGADATDAVKQFYDSKTNENGLGDAELDAEIKALSSIEDNAERNKAAMEVERKHMAKYFSMGVVMNGPQISFVRTGLANYGPSLFKSLSQVPDWTSLGWEKK from the coding sequence ATGAAGAATCTGACCAAGATTGGCGGGGTGGCCGCCGTAACGGCTGCACTTGCGCTCACAGGCTGCGGCGGAGGCGGGACCTCCTCCGGCCCCGAGGCAGGCAAAGGCCAGGAAGCCGGCAGCGACCTCACCAAGCTGATCAGCATCAACGCCAAGGACGCCAAGGACCTTGAACCGGGCGGCACCGTGACGCTTCCGCTGGGCAACATTGGTCCGGACTTCAACGGCTTTTCCAACAACGGCAACAGTGCGGACAACACAGCGCTGCACCGCCCCATCGATGGTGCGGGAACCTGGGGCTGCTGGAACTTCGACTTCGACGGCACGGCCACGCCGAACAAGGACTTCTGCGAAGACGTCAAGAGCGAGGTCAAAGACGGCAAGCAGACCATCACCATCAAGGTGAACGAGAAAGCCACCTACAACGACGGCACGCCGATCGACGTCAAGGCCTTCCAGAACACCTGGAACATGCTCAAGGGTGAAAACAAGGACATCGACATCGTCAGCTCCGGCGCGTACGAGTTCGTTGACTCCGTGAAGGCTGGTTCCAGCGACAAGGAAGTTGTGGTCACCACCACCCAGCCGGTATTCCCCCTGGATGCCCTTTTCACGGGCCTGATCCACCCGGCCGTGAATACGCCGGAAATCTTCAACACCGGCTTTACCGGCGACATGCACCCGGAATGGATGGCCGGCCCCTTCAAGCTGGACCAGTACGACAGCGCCGCCAAGACCGTGACCCTGGCGCAGAACGACAAGTGGTGGGGCACCAAGCCGGTGCTGGACAAGGTGGTTTTCCGCCAGCTGGAGACCAGCGCCCAGATTGCAGCGTTCAAGAACGGTGAAATCGATGGCGTCTCCGCCAACACCATCGCGCTGTACAAGCAGCTCGACGGCACCAAGGATTCAGAGGTCCGCCGCGGCCAGCGGCTGTTCGCGGGCGGCCTGAACCTCAACGCCCAGAAGGCTCCGATGACCGACGTCGCCATCCGCAAGGCGATCTTCACCGCCGTGGACCGCGAAGCGCTGCGCAAGGTCCGCTTCAACGGCCTGAACTGGGAAGAGACCAGCTCCGGCTCCATGATGCTGCTGCCGTTCTCCAAGTACTACCAGGACAACTACCCGGCCACGGAATCCGGTGCCGAAGCAGCCAAGAAGGTACTGACCGATGCCGGTTACAAGCCCAATGCAGCGGGCATCATGGAGAAGGACGGCGTCCCGGCCGCCTTCAAGATCAGCAACTTCGGCGACGACCCCACCACCCTGGCGTTCGTGCAGACCCTGCAGAAGCAGCTCCAGGCCGGCGGCATGGACGTAGGGATCGACCAGCGCGCCTCCGCCGACTTCGGCAAGGTTTTGGGAAGCCGCGACTTCTTCCTGAGCGTCTCCGGCTACACCGTCGGCGCTGACGCGACGGACGCGGTCAAGCAGTTCTACGACTCCAAGACCAACGAGAACGGCTTGGGCGACGCGGAGCTGGACGCCGAGATCAAGGCCCTCAGCAGCATCGAGGACAACGCCGAGCGCAACAAGGCGGCCATGGAAGTTGAAAGGAAGCACATGGCCAAGTACTTCTCCATGGGTGTTGTGATGAACGGACCGCAGATCTCGTTCGTCCGCACGGGCCTGGCAAACTACGGCCCGTCCCTGTTCAAGAGCCTGTCCCAGGTTCCGGACTGGACCAGCCTCGGCTGGGAAAAGAAGTAA
- a CDS encoding helix-turn-helix domain-containing protein, giving the protein MALIAPRVTAGLPGDEALNLKHALDGSHDITVFVDGTVHRLPPQARDAVVDLLSRFSRGEAVTVSSVEEMLTTSQAADLAGISHTYLRNMTDRGEIPVEYRGTHRRIRLTAIMEWLERQKKTKAAGGGDEPL; this is encoded by the coding sequence ATGGCACTGATTGCTCCCCGCGTGACGGCCGGGCTTCCCGGCGATGAAGCCCTGAATCTGAAGCATGCCCTCGACGGCAGCCATGACATCACGGTGTTTGTGGACGGCACGGTCCACCGGTTGCCGCCGCAGGCGCGCGACGCCGTGGTGGATCTCCTGAGCCGCTTCAGCCGTGGCGAAGCGGTGACGGTCAGCAGCGTTGAGGAAATGCTGACGACTTCCCAGGCTGCGGACCTCGCCGGCATCTCCCACACGTACCTTCGCAATATGACGGACCGCGGCGAAATTCCGGTGGAGTACCGCGGCACGCACCGGCGGATCCGGCTGACGGCCATCATGGAATGGCTGGAGAGGCAGAAGAAGACCAAGGCGGCCGGCGGCGGCGATGAGCCGCTTTGA
- a CDS encoding Gfo/Idh/MocA family oxidoreductase, translating into MIRTAVAGFGLSGRVFHAPLIAANQAYSLDVIATSDAGRKSDAAGSYPGARLVNTPDDILAIAGELDLLVLGTPPATHYPLAKAALEAGLDVVVDKPFAVRSAEGQELLELAAQLGRVLTVFQNRRWDGDYLTVKGLLESGVLGDVTRFESRFERWSPEVSKAWKADATADDGGGVLFDLGTHLIDQAIQLFGPATVAHAELRARRPGEKTDDDVFLALRHGSGVVSHLWMNMLCAQQGPRYRLLGSTGGFTKHGIDPQEPYIVAGGSPLDPEYGVEDKGWAGLLGRDGHLDRLPTERGAYPEFYRILADKINDGGTASPLPLPVDPAGPVEVLKLIEKARELATDRA; encoded by the coding sequence GTGATCCGGACGGCGGTGGCCGGCTTTGGGTTGTCCGGCCGGGTGTTCCACGCCCCGTTGATCGCCGCCAATCAGGCCTACTCCCTGGACGTCATTGCAACGTCCGACGCCGGGAGGAAGTCCGACGCGGCCGGCAGCTACCCGGGCGCGCGCCTGGTAAACACTCCTGACGACATCCTGGCGATCGCCGGCGAGCTGGACCTGCTGGTCCTGGGGACTCCGCCGGCCACGCACTACCCGCTGGCGAAAGCCGCGCTGGAGGCGGGGCTCGACGTCGTCGTTGACAAGCCTTTTGCGGTGCGAAGCGCCGAAGGGCAGGAACTTCTGGAGCTTGCCGCGCAACTGGGCCGGGTGCTGACTGTCTTCCAGAACCGCCGCTGGGACGGCGACTACCTCACGGTGAAGGGTTTGCTGGAAAGCGGCGTGCTGGGCGACGTGACCAGGTTCGAGTCCCGGTTTGAGCGCTGGTCCCCGGAAGTCTCCAAGGCATGGAAAGCGGACGCCACGGCGGACGACGGCGGCGGTGTGCTTTTCGACCTCGGGACGCACCTTATCGACCAGGCCATCCAGCTGTTCGGGCCCGCCACCGTCGCTCATGCGGAACTCAGGGCCCGGAGGCCAGGAGAAAAGACCGACGACGATGTCTTCCTGGCCCTGCGGCATGGGTCCGGAGTGGTCAGCCACCTCTGGATGAACATGCTTTGCGCCCAGCAGGGACCCCGCTACCGGCTGCTGGGCTCGACGGGCGGCTTCACCAAGCACGGCATCGATCCGCAGGAACCGTACATTGTGGCCGGCGGCAGCCCGCTGGACCCCGAGTACGGCGTCGAGGACAAGGGCTGGGCCGGCCTGCTGGGGCGCGACGGCCACCTGGACCGCCTGCCCACCGAGCGGGGAGCGTACCCGGAGTTCTACCGGATCCTCGCGGACAAGATCAACGACGGCGGCACCGCCTCGCCGCTGCCCCTGCCGGTAGACCCGGCAGGCCCGGTCGAGGTCCTCAAATTAATAGAAAAAGCACGGGAGCTGGCGACGGACAGGGCTTAA
- a CDS encoding PucR family transcriptional regulator encodes MHQQDVEQLVEQVAVKLGRGLSLEDLDGVLLAYSSNQSHADRVRVNFLLSKRVPADVKAWQLSHGIATAVRPVVVPANEDLGMLGRVCVPLLVRGFRVGYLWVQQDIDDQSATAILTQLPGVRDELELLSGLLLESNTAESEFRRRREQEFLSACRGEANAVAAVAGWKEVQGRGPWQLVTVLDADGWAEGSDPIASTLIHRSSALQATIGVDAALFSAGTETHAVVLFRESTGRAAHAQVLVHYQLELAKRSGRPVHRIILGTSEGFAKPRQLADAYRQSRQAAQAAAVDPQLGELVDCRATGVYQLLASAGGGAGAWADAGSVYWRILEDHDRNGELLPVLELLYDNDGSVQDVATRLHLHRSSIYNRLGRIRQVLGVDPLKGMVRLELHAALKARRWAGRPRI; translated from the coding sequence ATGCACCAGCAGGATGTGGAACAGCTCGTGGAGCAGGTAGCCGTCAAGCTCGGCCGTGGACTGTCGCTCGAGGATCTCGACGGCGTCCTGCTCGCCTACAGCTCCAACCAGTCCCACGCGGACCGGGTCCGGGTGAACTTCCTGCTCAGCAAACGCGTGCCAGCGGATGTGAAGGCGTGGCAGCTATCGCACGGAATCGCGACGGCGGTGCGTCCCGTCGTCGTACCCGCCAACGAGGACCTTGGCATGCTGGGACGCGTCTGCGTCCCGCTGCTGGTCCGCGGTTTCCGGGTCGGCTACCTGTGGGTGCAGCAGGACATTGACGACCAAAGCGCGACGGCGATCCTCACCCAGCTGCCCGGCGTCCGGGATGAACTCGAGCTTCTGTCCGGGCTGCTCCTGGAGTCGAACACGGCCGAATCGGAGTTCCGGCGCCGCAGGGAGCAGGAGTTCCTGAGTGCCTGCCGGGGTGAAGCCAATGCCGTTGCCGCCGTGGCCGGGTGGAAGGAAGTGCAGGGTCGCGGCCCGTGGCAGCTGGTCACAGTGCTCGACGCCGACGGCTGGGCGGAGGGATCCGACCCCATCGCCTCCACCCTGATCCACCGGTCCTCGGCCCTGCAGGCGACCATCGGGGTGGACGCGGCGCTCTTCAGTGCCGGCACGGAAACCCACGCGGTGGTCCTGTTCCGGGAATCCACCGGGCGCGCGGCCCATGCGCAGGTCCTGGTCCACTACCAGCTGGAACTTGCCAAGCGGTCCGGGCGGCCGGTGCACCGGATCATCCTCGGAACAAGCGAAGGCTTCGCCAAGCCGCGCCAACTGGCAGACGCCTACCGGCAGTCCAGGCAGGCTGCGCAGGCCGCCGCCGTGGATCCCCAGCTGGGCGAACTGGTGGATTGCCGGGCCACCGGTGTTTACCAGCTGCTGGCCTCGGCCGGCGGCGGCGCCGGCGCCTGGGCCGATGCCGGATCCGTCTACTGGCGCATCCTGGAGGACCACGACCGGAACGGTGAGCTCCTGCCCGTGCTGGAGCTCCTGTACGACAATGACGGTTCAGTGCAGGACGTCGCCACTAGGCTGCATCTGCACCGGAGCAGTATCTACAACCGGCTGGGCCGCATCCGGCAGGTCCTTGGCGTGGATCCGCTGAAGGGCATGGTCCGGCTGGAACTCCATGCGGCGCTCAAGGCACGCCGCTGGGCAGGACGCCCACGGATTTAG
- a CDS encoding ABC transporter ATP-binding protein, whose product MSSETTASRETTAERLHVAGLHAPGDGPADAVLSVRDLNVRFNSENGVVHAVRGVDFDLLPGKTLGIVGESGSGKSVTSLAIMGLLPATAEVTGSVRLNGKELLGLSDKAMCGYRGNDIAMVFQDPLSSLTPVYTVGHQIIEALTVHHPKMSKQAKEARAVELLRMVGIPSPKDRLKAFPHEFSGGMRQRVMIAIAIANNPRVLIADEPTTALDVTIQAQVLEVLHTAQEETGAAVVMITHDLGVVAGMADDIMVMYAGKPVETGSVDDIYYSPRMPYTMGLLGAVPRVDVAEKSSLVPIEGIPPNLIHTPTGCSFAPRCPLASDACLQGEPELWPVSGPRAAGNGPAGSGAHKAACIKTDSLGAEVDVHEIFQAPAVPVSRFDAVPRQERRTVLELRDVRKHFPLLKGSLIKRRIGTVKAVDGLSFDIREGECFSIVGESGCGKTTTLLEIMEFHKDQDGEVTIGGLSNKAASDARTKAAMRKELQMVFQDPTGALDPRFTVFEVLSEPLENAGLAKPAIRKRIMELMELVGLQPDHVNRFPNQFSGGQRQRIGIARALAVNPKLVVLDEPVSALDVSVQAGVINLLDKLRAELGLSYLMVAHDLSVVRHISNRVAVMYLGKIVEIGNVDSVFDNPRHPYTRALLSAIPVPDPQLERTRERIILQGDLPSPLDAPKGCNFATRCPVFAALPAVKQEKCLTLEPPLETVAPPRSAPAPAQDAGRPATDQQFACFFPDGELDADMLVVHESP is encoded by the coding sequence CTGCACGCGCCGGGTGATGGCCCCGCGGATGCTGTCCTGTCCGTCCGGGACCTCAACGTCCGGTTCAACTCGGAGAACGGCGTTGTCCACGCGGTCCGCGGCGTGGACTTCGACCTCCTTCCGGGCAAGACCCTGGGCATCGTGGGGGAGTCCGGTTCAGGTAAATCCGTGACCTCCCTGGCCATCATGGGCCTGCTCCCCGCGACGGCCGAGGTCACCGGCTCGGTGCGGTTGAACGGCAAGGAACTGCTGGGCCTCAGTGACAAGGCCATGTGCGGGTACCGCGGTAACGACATCGCCATGGTCTTCCAGGACCCGCTCTCTTCCCTGACGCCCGTGTACACGGTGGGCCACCAGATCATCGAGGCGCTGACGGTCCACCACCCCAAGATGAGCAAACAGGCCAAGGAGGCCCGCGCCGTCGAACTCCTTCGCATGGTGGGCATTCCCAGCCCGAAGGACCGCCTGAAGGCGTTTCCGCACGAATTTTCCGGCGGCATGCGCCAGCGCGTGATGATCGCCATCGCGATTGCCAACAACCCGCGGGTGCTCATCGCGGATGAGCCGACGACGGCGCTGGACGTCACCATCCAGGCGCAGGTCCTGGAGGTGCTCCACACCGCGCAGGAAGAGACCGGAGCCGCCGTCGTGATGATCACGCACGACCTCGGCGTGGTGGCCGGCATGGCGGACGACATTATGGTGATGTACGCGGGAAAGCCGGTGGAGACCGGCAGCGTGGACGACATCTACTACAGCCCACGGATGCCCTACACCATGGGCCTGCTGGGCGCAGTGCCCCGCGTGGACGTCGCGGAAAAGTCCTCGCTGGTGCCCATCGAGGGCATTCCGCCCAACCTGATCCACACCCCCACCGGGTGTTCCTTCGCGCCCCGGTGCCCCCTGGCGAGTGACGCCTGCCTGCAGGGCGAACCGGAACTGTGGCCGGTCAGCGGACCGCGGGCAGCGGGGAACGGCCCCGCCGGCAGCGGCGCCCACAAGGCGGCCTGCATTAAGACGGACTCCCTTGGCGCGGAAGTGGATGTCCACGAGATTTTCCAGGCCCCGGCCGTTCCGGTCTCCCGCTTCGATGCCGTTCCGCGGCAGGAGCGCAGGACAGTCCTGGAACTGCGGGATGTCCGGAAGCACTTCCCGCTGCTGAAGGGCTCGCTCATCAAACGTCGGATCGGCACGGTGAAGGCCGTGGACGGGCTGAGCTTCGATATCCGCGAAGGCGAGTGCTTCTCAATCGTGGGCGAGTCCGGCTGCGGTAAAACCACCACCCTGCTGGAAATCATGGAGTTCCACAAGGACCAGGACGGCGAGGTGACCATCGGCGGGCTGAGCAACAAGGCGGCGTCCGATGCCCGGACCAAGGCTGCCATGCGCAAGGAACTCCAGATGGTGTTCCAGGATCCCACCGGTGCACTCGATCCGCGCTTCACGGTCTTTGAAGTCCTGTCCGAGCCGCTCGAGAACGCCGGCCTGGCCAAGCCCGCGATCCGGAAACGCATCATGGAACTGATGGAGCTGGTTGGCCTCCAGCCGGATCACGTCAACCGCTTCCCCAACCAGTTCTCCGGCGGCCAGCGGCAGCGCATCGGCATTGCCCGTGCGCTCGCGGTCAATCCCAAGCTGGTGGTCCTCGACGAACCCGTGTCAGCGCTGGACGTGTCCGTGCAGGCGGGCGTCATCAACCTGCTGGACAAGCTACGCGCAGAACTCGGCCTGAGCTACCTCATGGTGGCGCACGACCTCTCCGTGGTGCGCCACATCTCCAACCGCGTGGCCGTGATGTACCTGGGCAAGATCGTGGAAATCGGAAACGTGGACAGCGTCTTCGACAACCCGCGCCACCCCTACACCCGGGCACTCCTGTCCGCGATCCCCGTGCCGGACCCGCAGCTGGAACGGACCCGCGAACGCATCATCCTGCAGGGGGACCTCCCCTCGCCGCTGGATGCGCCGAAGGGCTGCAACTTCGCCACCCGCTGCCCGGTGTTCGCCGCGCTTCCTGCCGTGAAGCAGGAAAAATGCCTCACGCTCGAGCCGCCCCTGGAAACTGTCGCCCCGCCGCGATCGGCCCCGGCGCCGGCCCAAGACGCCGGCCGGCCGGCGACGGACCAGCAGTTCGCCTGCTTCTTCCCGGACGGCGAACTCGACGCGGACATGCTTGTTGTCCACGAAAGCCCATGA
- a CDS encoding HPr family phosphocarrier protein yields MPERTATIASRSGLHARPAALFAEAAGNAGVDVTISMQGEPAEEALDAASILSLMTLGAAKGDVVVLRADGDGADQALDALVTLLETDLDAV; encoded by the coding sequence ATGCCCGAACGTACCGCAACCATCGCCAGCCGCTCCGGCCTCCACGCCCGCCCTGCCGCGCTGTTCGCCGAAGCGGCCGGCAATGCCGGCGTTGACGTCACCATTTCCATGCAGGGCGAGCCTGCGGAGGAAGCCCTCGATGCCGCCAGCATCCTTTCGCTGATGACGCTGGGTGCCGCCAAGGGAGACGTCGTGGTGCTGCGGGCCGACGGCGACGGCGCCGACCAGGCACTGGATGCGCTGGTCACCCTCCTGGAGACGGACCTCGACGCCGTATAG
- the ald gene encoding alanine dehydrogenase has protein sequence MIIGVPKEIKNNEFRVAITAAGVHEFRTHGHTVLVERGAGLGSGITDEEYAIAGAEIVTEADDVWARADMVMKVKEPIAAEYHRFRKGLILFTYLHLAAEPELTRELINSGVTAIAYETVQEGRTLPLLAPMSEVAGRLSVQVGATSLMAPAGGKGVLLGGVPGVRPAKVVVLGAGVAGTNAAAMALGLGADVTILDININRLRELDAQYQGRLKTVASNKYEIEKSVVDADLVIGSVLIPGAKAPKLVTNELVSRMKPGSVLVDIAVDQGGCFEDTHPTTHQEPTYKVHNTIFYCVANMPGAVPNTSTYALTNVTLRYGVALANLGVKAAFEKDPALAAGLNIAAGHVAHHSVSEAHNLPLVADWHELVSA, from the coding sequence ATGATTATCGGCGTCCCCAAAGAGATCAAGAACAACGAATTCCGCGTGGCCATCACCGCCGCCGGGGTACACGAATTCCGCACCCACGGCCACACCGTCCTGGTGGAACGCGGCGCAGGCCTGGGCTCCGGCATCACGGACGAGGAATACGCCATCGCCGGCGCCGAGATCGTCACCGAAGCCGATGACGTCTGGGCCCGCGCCGACATGGTCATGAAGGTCAAGGAACCCATCGCCGCGGAATACCACCGCTTCCGCAAGGGCCTGATCCTCTTCACCTACCTGCACCTCGCCGCCGAGCCCGAGCTGACCCGGGAGCTCATCAACTCCGGCGTCACCGCGATCGCCTACGAAACGGTCCAGGAAGGCCGCACCCTGCCGCTGTTGGCCCCCATGTCAGAGGTTGCAGGCCGCCTGTCCGTCCAGGTCGGCGCCACCTCCCTGATGGCTCCGGCCGGCGGCAAGGGCGTCCTCCTCGGCGGCGTCCCGGGCGTCCGCCCGGCCAAGGTTGTTGTCCTCGGCGCCGGCGTCGCCGGCACCAACGCCGCAGCCATGGCCCTGGGCCTTGGCGCGGACGTCACCATCCTGGACATCAACATCAACCGCCTGCGCGAACTCGACGCGCAGTACCAGGGCCGGCTGAAGACGGTCGCGTCCAACAAGTACGAAATCGAAAAGTCCGTGGTGGACGCGGACCTGGTCATCGGCTCCGTGCTGATCCCCGGCGCCAAGGCCCCCAAGCTGGTCACCAACGAACTCGTCTCCCGGATGAAGCCCGGCTCCGTGCTCGTGGACATCGCCGTGGACCAGGGCGGCTGCTTCGAGGACACCCACCCCACGACGCACCAGGAACCCACGTACAAGGTCCACAACACGATCTTCTACTGCGTGGCCAACATGCCCGGCGCGGTCCCGAACACGTCCACCTACGCCCTGACCAACGTGACCCTGCGGTACGGCGTGGCCCTGGCCAACCTCGGCGTCAAGGCCGCGTTCGAGAAGGACCCCGCCCTCGCAGCCGGCCTCAACATCGCAGCCGGCCACGTGGCGCACCACTCGGTCTCCGAAGCGCACAACCTGCCGCTCGTAGCTGACTGGCACGAACTGGTCTCCGCGTAG
- a CDS encoding FAD-binding protein, producing the protein MRTVSELPGLSGGTGAGSSAPELNWAGNYRYTAASIHRPRTLEEVQEVVAGASKIRALGSRHSFNAIADSPGSLVSLEDLDPGIRIDAAARTVTVSGGTRYGTLAERLESAGFALPNLASLPHISAAGAIATATHGSGDANGNLATSVAALEIVAADGTVHRLKRGSSPDFDGAVVGLGALGVVTKVTLDIEPTFTVRQDVFEALPWETVLGNFDAATSSAYSVSLFTDWSGDAVAQAWLKSRVSGAAAPGAGPAALTGEAFAARTFFGGTRAGVARHPLPGVSAENCTEQLGVPGPWSERLAHFRMAFTPSSGEELQSEFFVRREHAVDAIGELRALSERITPLLLVSEIRTVAADKLWLSTAYGQDSVGFHFTWKQRQDEVEKVLPVMEEALAPFNARPHWGKLFHAGADAVAGLYPRFSDFKDLAGRMDPEHKFRNEFLARKVFGN; encoded by the coding sequence ATGCGCACTGTCAGCGAACTGCCCGGGCTAAGCGGCGGCACCGGAGCCGGAAGCTCCGCTCCGGAATTGAACTGGGCCGGGAATTACCGCTATACGGCCGCTTCGATCCACCGTCCGCGCACCCTCGAAGAAGTCCAGGAGGTGGTGGCCGGCGCCTCGAAAATCCGCGCCCTGGGCTCCCGGCACTCGTTCAATGCCATCGCCGACTCCCCCGGATCGCTGGTCTCCCTTGAAGACCTGGACCCCGGCATCCGCATCGATGCCGCGGCGCGCACCGTCACGGTCTCCGGCGGCACCCGCTACGGCACCTTGGCGGAGCGGCTGGAATCCGCCGGTTTCGCATTGCCCAACCTTGCCTCCCTCCCGCATATCTCCGCGGCCGGAGCCATCGCAACCGCAACCCACGGCTCCGGCGATGCCAACGGCAACCTCGCAACGTCAGTCGCCGCACTGGAAATCGTGGCAGCGGACGGAACCGTCCACCGCCTCAAACGCGGCAGCTCGCCCGACTTTGACGGCGCCGTCGTCGGGCTTGGCGCCCTGGGCGTCGTCACCAAAGTGACGCTGGACATCGAACCCACTTTCACGGTGCGGCAGGACGTCTTCGAAGCCCTTCCCTGGGAAACGGTTCTGGGAAATTTCGACGCCGCCACCTCCAGCGCTTACAGCGTCAGCCTGTTTACGGACTGGAGCGGGGACGCCGTGGCGCAGGCCTGGCTCAAGAGCCGCGTCTCCGGCGCGGCCGCACCCGGCGCCGGCCCGGCGGCCCTGACCGGCGAGGCCTTCGCCGCCCGCACATTCTTCGGCGGGACGCGGGCCGGCGTCGCCCGGCACCCCCTGCCCGGGGTCTCGGCCGAAAACTGCACCGAGCAACTCGGCGTTCCGGGGCCCTGGTCCGAGCGGCTGGCCCACTTCCGCATGGCCTTCACACCCAGCAGCGGCGAGGAACTGCAGAGCGAGTTCTTCGTCCGCCGCGAACACGCCGTGGACGCCATCGGGGAGCTCCGCGCCCTCTCGGAGCGCATCACCCCGCTGCTGCTTGTCTCGGAAATCCGCACCGTGGCGGCGGACAAGCTCTGGCTGAGCACCGCTTACGGCCAGGATTCGGTGGGGTTCCATTTCACCTGGAAGCAGCGGCAGGACGAGGTGGAGAAGGTGCTCCCCGTCATGGAGGAGGCTCTGGCGCCCTTCAACGCCCGGCCGCACTGGGGCAAGCTGTTCCATGCCGGCGCCGATGCCGTGGCCGGGCTGTACCCGCGCTTTTCCGACTTCAAAGACCTCGCCGGACGGATGGATCCGGAGCACAAATTCCGCAATGAGTTCCTGGCCCGGAAGGTCTTCGGGAACTAG